In a single window of the Candidatus Rokuibacteriota bacterium genome:
- a CDS encoding FAD-dependent oxidoreductase, translating into MPFDIPVEHHATDVLIVGGGAAGTMAAFECAAAAVSVILATKGRATSGTTTVARGGFAAALAEGDSPELHLQDVLRHGGELIDPDLARTWVYGIGDVVRDLREWGAEFVTDTEGNLDLKMFPSHRHPRAVHHYDTTGNMLTKLLSRRLRSDSRIVQHSNTAVLDLVKVDGRIVGAWGVDYSRCRLVSYSAKETILCTGGGSGLFYVNDNPPQVTGDGYVLGFRAGAPLIGLEMIDFQAMCCAPEELFGFPPHPTGFINAGAVFRNRDGEQFLKRYFPETAEKSTRSEVILAMAKEIHAGRAGKTGGIFMDATEVPLETILRQIPHVYKSCLSRGIDITKTPLEVAPGSHTWLGGLRIDLDGRTPVPGLWVAGETAGGIHGGNRIGGSALSASLVYGRRAGRAAAGCARAARRPGPIGIPTEERDWVAGLLARGEGPLQAEVRLRCRLLAHELLGPIRAARGCREALAEYEQIEREDLPRMRLADEARSSEWARGHELESALSVRNLALLGRLLATAALRREESRGAHYRLDFPETDDARWRVVTRLERGSGEQIEFHTDPVKDHARVAV; encoded by the coding sequence GTTGCTCGGGGCGGATTCGCGGCGGCCCTGGCCGAGGGCGATAGCCCCGAGCTTCACCTCCAGGACGTCCTTCGTCATGGGGGGGAGCTGATCGACCCGGACCTGGCGAGGACCTGGGTGTACGGCATCGGCGATGTCGTGAGAGACCTTCGGGAGTGGGGGGCGGAGTTTGTGACGGACACGGAGGGGAACCTGGACCTGAAGATGTTCCCCAGCCACCGCCATCCCCGTGCGGTCCACCACTACGACACGACGGGCAACATGCTCACCAAGCTGCTCTCCAGGAGGCTTCGGAGCGATTCGAGGATCGTACAGCATTCCAATACGGCCGTCCTCGACCTCGTCAAGGTGGACGGCCGCATCGTTGGGGCCTGGGGGGTGGACTACTCGCGTTGCCGGCTGGTCTCCTATTCCGCGAAGGAGACCATCCTGTGCACGGGGGGCGGCAGCGGGCTTTTCTACGTCAACGACAACCCCCCTCAGGTGACGGGAGACGGCTACGTGCTGGGATTTCGGGCGGGAGCGCCGCTGATCGGCCTCGAGATGATCGACTTCCAGGCCATGTGTTGCGCGCCGGAGGAGCTCTTCGGCTTTCCCCCGCATCCCACGGGGTTCATCAACGCGGGGGCTGTGTTCCGCAACCGCGACGGCGAGCAGTTCTTGAAGCGTTACTTCCCCGAGACGGCCGAGAAGAGCACGCGGAGCGAGGTGATCCTCGCCATGGCGAAGGAGATCCACGCGGGCCGGGCGGGGAAAACAGGGGGGATCTTCATGGATGCGACGGAGGTTCCCCTGGAGACGATTCTCCGGCAGATCCCGCACGTCTATAAGTCCTGCCTGTCACGTGGGATCGACATCACAAAGACGCCGCTCGAGGTGGCTCCGGGCAGCCACACCTGGCTCGGGGGTTTGAGAATCGACCTCGACGGGCGCACTCCCGTTCCCGGGCTCTGGGTTGCCGGGGAGACGGCCGGTGGAATCCACGGGGGGAACCGGATCGGCGGCTCGGCGCTCTCTGCGTCGCTGGTCTACGGCCGGAGGGCCGGAAGAGCGGCCGCCGGTTGTGCGAGGGCGGCTCGTCGCCCGGGCCCGATCGGGATTCCCACCGAGGAGCGCGACTGGGTCGCCGGCCTGCTGGCGCGGGGCGAAGGTCCGCTTCAGGCCGAGGTGAGGCTTCGCTGTCGGCTGCTCGCCCATGAGTTGCTGGGGCCGATCCGCGCCGCCCGGGGTTGCCGCGAGGCCCTGGCCGAATACGAGCAGATCGAGCGGGAGGATCTTCCGCGGATGCGCCTGGCCGATGAGGCCCGCTCGTCCGAATGGGCGCGCGGCCACGAGCTGGAGAGTGCCCTATCCGTGCGGAACCTGGCCCTCCTTGGCCGCCTCCTCGCGACGGCGGCTCTCCGCCGGGAGGAGAGCCGCGGGGCCCACTACCGGCTGGATTTCCCCGAGACGGACGATGCGCGCTGGCGCGTGGTCACCCGCCTCGAGAGGGGCTCTGGCGAGCAGATCGAGTTTCACACCGATCCCGTAAAGGACCACGCACGGGTGGCCGTGTAA
- a CDS encoding type II toxin-antitoxin system VapC family toxin, translating into MILVDSSGWIEYLANRPLADRFAPYLEGREPLLVSTIEIYEVYKVIRRDLSEERALAAVSALRRATIVPVDASLALEAADISLERGLAMADSIVYATARRHGARLVTADVDFEGLPEAMVVR; encoded by the coding sequence GTCGATTCGAGCGGCTGGATCGAGTACCTCGCCAACCGGCCGCTGGCTGATCGCTTCGCCCCCTACCTCGAGGGCAGGGAGCCCCTGCTGGTGTCCACAATCGAGATCTACGAGGTTTACAAGGTCATCCGCCGAGACCTCTCGGAGGAGCGAGCCCTCGCGGCTGTCTCGGCCCTGCGCCGCGCCACGATCGTCCCCGTTGACGCGTCGCTGGCGCTGGAGGCGGCGGACATCTCGCTGGAGCGCGGCCTCGCCATGGCTGACTCCATCGTCTACGCGACCGCCAGGCGCCACGGCGCCAGGCTTGTGACCGCAGACGTGGATTTCGAAGGGCTCCCCGAAGCTATGGTGGTGCGCTGA